In Mercurialis annua linkage group LG6, ddMerAnnu1.2, whole genome shotgun sequence, the following are encoded in one genomic region:
- the LOC126688095 gene encoding protein RALF-like 33 — MANSSSTFCLLFMLSTFIFFSTVTAFSDHSLNWVPTTRCQGSLAECMSGDEFEMDSEINRRILATTQYISYGALQRNTIPCSQRGASYYNCQPGAEANPYNRGCSAITRCRS; from the coding sequence atggcAAATTCCTCATCAACATTCTGCTTACTATTCATGTTATCAACTTTCATCTTCTTTTCTACAGTCACTGCATTCTCCGATCACAGCCTCAACTGGGTCCCGACGACCCGTTGTCAAGGCTCGTTAGCAGAGTGCATGTCCGGAGATGAATTTGAGATGGATTCTGAGATCAACAGGCGGATATTGGCGACTACTCAGTACATAAGCTATGGAGCATTGCAGAGAAACACAATACCTTGTTCACAGAGAGGTGCTTCGTACTATAACTGTCAACCAGGTGCTGAGGCTAACCCCTATAATCGCGGTTGCAGTGCCATAACTCGCTGCCGGAGCTAA
- the LOC126685853 gene encoding heat shock factor-binding protein-like: protein MDGHDSEDPKQSTADMTVFVQNLLQQMQSRFQTMSDSIVTKIDEMGNRINDLEQSINDLRSEMGVEGSPSPLAQSKQQSGEEKQDEGSA from the exons GATGGACATGATTCAGAAGATCCCAAGCAGAGCACTGCGGACATGACTGTTTTT GTGCAAAATCTTCTTCAGCAGATG CAATCAAGGTTTCAAACAATGTCCGACTCCATTGTTACAAAGA TTGATGAGATGGGAAATCGCATAAATGATTTGGAGCAAAGCATAAATGACCTCAGATCAGAGATGGGAGTGGAGGGCTCTCCATCCCCTTTGGCCCAATCTAAGCAACAGTCGGGTGAAGAGAAGCAAGATGAAGGTTCAGCATAG